ATTCTTTCATTTGCATCTGTATATATTGCTCTATAGTTTTCTTTTCACTATCTAGATCTTTTATAAGACCACAAACATCATCATATCTATTTAATACATCCTCTTTTTCAAACAATATCAATTCTTCTTGTTTGCTATCTTTATAGAAGCTTTGAAGTACTTTTGAATAGTCACTACTTCCATCTGGTAAAGGTAGTTCTCCACCTAATACGCACTGCTCCCAAAACTTTTTTTCCAAATCCATTATTTCTTTTATGATTTCTTCATCTCTTTTTAGTTCATGTATAATTAATTTTTCATTTCCAATTAGCGCTGCTACATAACAATGAGTTGCTCCACTTACTGCCATATAGTGGTAGCACTGTATTTGATAATGAATAGGGACTTCTTTCTCCCATAGCTTTTTATTATAACTGCTAGTTACCTTACATTCTAAAAATGCTTTTTCACCTACAACTGATCTGTCTATATTTGATATAGCAAATGGATATTTATCATTTCTTAAAATGCCATTTACGTTTCTAACCTTTTTCCCAGTTTTTAAAGTAAATTCATTAGCTACAAAGTTTTCTAATTTATTGCCAAGCTCCATTTTATAATTGGTTTCTTTATCTACTACATTTGAATCATTTTTAGGTAAGCTACTTTGATTGATAAATTCCTTCCCAAAATTATTTATAATATTATTATCATTAGTTTTTTCTAAATAAACACTCATTGAACTTCTATATGGATTAAGCCCTAGTACACTAGCTGCATCACTTCCTCCAATTCCACATTTTCTAGCTTCCAGCCATGATTTTTTATCTTTATCTTTTGTTTCAAATATTATATTTGCATCTAAATATTTTCTCATTAGATTACTCCCCCCAATATCTATTATTGTAAAAAAGTCGCTTCGCTTAAGCCACTGCGTGGGCGCTACACTTTCTGTCGCCAACGACTTCGTCCGTTGCTTAAAAAATCATTTCTAATGATTCACTAAAATACTTTTGACCTTTACCAGTTATAAGAGTTGTAGCTGATAGAAATTTCCCCTCACTTGTATTTACTATACTTTCACTTACTTCAAACAAACCTTGCTTTATATAAATTTGCTTTGGTATGTTTTTATCCTTACCAGTCTTTATTAAATAACCATTGTCCCTTAAATATCCATATAGCTGGTTTCTTCCTATTTTTATATTGTTATTATTAAGAAGTTTTGCAAATTTACCTATAGTTATGCAGCCTGTAGAATTTACTATAGACTTTCCAAACTCAGTATATGGCTTATCTATTTTAATAACTGATTCTAGGTTACTTGCTCTTTTCTCAGCTTTTAATCTTTCTTCTTTTTCTGATTTAAGCTTATTTGCCATTTGTATTATAAAATCTGGATTGTTTAGAGTTTGTTCAATTACCTCATCATTCATGTACATACCATTTTTTCTAATAGAAGGTATCACCTCATCCATCAACCAACTCTCAAACTTCTTGGCACTTGGTAATTTTGATCTAAGTATTAACCTATATACATTTCCTTCATCTATGAACTTTTTACTTACATATTGAATTGCCTGACTTTTATCACATTTTGTTGCAGTAATTACCCCCACGTCGGAAAATACGACCCCCTCTTTTTTACATAATCTAAGTATTGCATCTCTTGGATTTGAGTATCCTAATGCCTTTGCTATAGGTATAGCTTCAAAATATTCTTTTTTGTTTATT
Above is a genomic segment from Romboutsia lituseburensis containing:
- a CDS encoding YqaJ viral recombinase family protein, whose amino-acid sequence is MRKYLDANIIFETKDKDKKSWLEARKCGIGGSDAASVLGLNPYRSSMSVYLEKTNDNNIINNFGKEFINQSSLPKNDSNVVDKETNYKMELGNKLENFVANEFTLKTGKKVRNVNGILRNDKYPFAISNIDRSVVGEKAFLECKVTSSYNKKLWEKEVPIHYQIQCYHYMAVSGATHCYVAALIGNEKLIIHELKRDEEIIKEIMDLEKKFWEQCVLGGELPLPDGSSDYSKVLQSFYKDSKQEELILFEKEDVLNRYDDVCGLIKDLDSEKKTIEQYIQMQMKEYEIAYLGERKITWKKQTRTSIDTTRLKKQHPEIVKEFMKTTTTRVFRI
- a CDS encoding phage antirepressor KilAC domain-containing protein; its protein translation is MNHLGLFTNENFGEINVVLINKKEYFEAIPIAKALGYSNPRDAILRLCKKEGVVFSDVGVITATKCDKSQAIQYVSKKFIDEGNVYRLILRSKLPSAKKFESWLMDEVIPSIRKNGMYMNDEVIEQTLNNPDFIIQMANKLKSEKEERLKAEKRASNLESVIKIDKPYTEFGKSIVNSTGCITIGKFAKLLNNNNIKIGRNQLYGYLRDNGYLIKTGKDKNIPKQIYIKQGLFEVSESIVNTSEGKFLSATTLITGKGQKYFSESLEMIF